One Thermoanaerobacter pseudethanolicus ATCC 33223 DNA window includes the following coding sequences:
- a CDS encoding PTS system mannose/fructose/N-acetylgalactosamine-transporter subunit IIB — protein sequence MGEIVFARVDDRLIHGQVMTKWVKGYNCNSIFIIDNSLANDEFMKQVYMMSASAAHVALKILSTEETITLWKKDKFNGFRVILLYKDIISVKETIANGLPIKKLNIGGIAKSQDRKFIIPSVSLKKEELEILVELADNFGVEVFFQTVPDSKRVDLEDALKLFGLK from the coding sequence ATGGGAGAAATAGTGTTTGCTAGAGTAGATGACAGATTAATTCATGGTCAAGTAATGACCAAATGGGTAAAAGGATATAATTGTAATTCTATTTTTATAATTGATAATTCCCTTGCGAATGATGAGTTTATGAAACAAGTTTATATGATGTCTGCCTCAGCAGCTCATGTAGCACTGAAAATACTTAGTACAGAAGAAACGATAACATTATGGAAAAAAGATAAGTTTAACGGATTTAGAGTAATTTTACTTTATAAGGATATAATTTCGGTTAAAGAAACAATTGCCAATGGCTTGCCAATAAAAAAATTGAATATAGGAGGTATTGCTAAAAGCCAAGATAGGAAATTTATAATACCCAGTGTTAGCTTGAAAAAAGAAGAGTTAGAAATACTTGTGGAACTTGCGGATAATTTTGGCGTGGAAGTCTTTTTTCAAACAGTTCCAGATAGTAAAAGAGTTGATTTAGAGGATGCCCTAAAGTTATTTGGTTTAAAATAA